One Calditrichia bacterium DNA window includes the following coding sequences:
- a CDS encoding high-potential iron-sulfur protein, with product MDKLTRKEFLQRLGLFGIGVLGAGSLLNSCGGGGNETASKPAAKPEPAPAAQAAPAEDPCGDLSGLTEAEVNMRGTFQYTSQSKEAEKWCHNCALYVEPKDGATCGGCQIIKGPINPDGWCMQWVAKQPS from the coding sequence ATGGACAAGTTGACTCGTAAAGAATTTTTACAGCGTCTGGGATTATTTGGTATTGGTGTTTTAGGCGCAGGAAGCCTGTTAAATTCGTGCGGTGGTGGTGGAAATGAAACTGCATCCAAACCGGCAGCAAAACCAGAACCGGCACCCGCAGCGCAGGCCGCTCCGGCAGAAGACCCCTGTGGCGATTTGTCGGGATTAACCGAGGCAGAAGTAAATATGCGCGGAACGTTCCAGTATACTTCCCAATCCAAAGAAGCTGAAAAATGGTGTCACAATTGCGCATTGTATGTGGAACCCAAAGATGGCGCAACCTGTGGTGGTTGCCAGATTATCAAAGGCCCCATCAATCCGGATGGCTGGTGCATGCAGTGGGTTGCCAAACAACCGTCGTAA
- a CDS encoding aminopeptidase, whose amino-acid sequence MSVKNFRTFIAVIIALLGIPLSQLAAQADSAGFVFTTATHLDATPIKNQSKTGTCWSFATSSFLESELLRMGKGEHDLSEMFVVRNIYPQKALNYVQRHGSAQLGAGSLSGDMMRIAAEYGVVPEAVYNGKLAGYSEHNHQEMDAVLNSMLDAIVANKGKQLSKVWKKAVAAVLDAYLGEIPETFDYRGKTYTPKSFAAELGFKTTDYIELTSFSHHPFYSKFAVEIPDNWANNLYFNVPLDELMEAMDNALENGYTVGWDGDVSEKTFNNKKGIAILPLIDWSDMTEKEQKSLFDAPSPEKDVTQALRQEYFENYATTDDHLMHITGITKDQNGTKYYITKNSWGTKDRGHEGYVYMSESYVRAKTISILMHHDALPKSIGKKLAMR is encoded by the coding sequence ATGTCCGTCAAAAATTTTCGTACATTCATTGCGGTGATAATTGCGCTGCTCGGCATTCCGTTGTCACAATTGGCTGCACAGGCTGATTCTGCCGGATTCGTTTTCACCACCGCAACCCATCTGGATGCGACGCCCATCAAAAACCAATCCAAAACCGGCACCTGCTGGAGTTTTGCAACCAGCTCTTTTCTGGAATCGGAGCTGTTGCGCATGGGCAAAGGCGAACACGATTTGTCCGAAATGTTTGTTGTTCGCAATATTTATCCGCAGAAAGCACTGAATTATGTCCAGCGCCACGGTAGCGCACAGCTTGGGGCAGGCAGCCTTTCCGGCGATATGATGCGTATCGCCGCAGAATACGGCGTTGTGCCGGAAGCGGTGTATAACGGCAAACTGGCGGGCTACTCCGAACACAATCATCAGGAAATGGATGCGGTGTTGAACAGCATGCTGGACGCGATTGTGGCGAACAAAGGCAAACAGCTGAGCAAGGTATGGAAAAAAGCGGTTGCAGCGGTGCTGGATGCATATCTCGGTGAAATTCCGGAAACATTCGACTATCGCGGAAAAACCTACACACCCAAATCCTTCGCGGCTGAACTGGGCTTTAAAACTACTGATTATATTGAGCTTACCTCTTTTTCACATCACCCGTTTTACAGCAAATTTGCCGTAGAAATTCCCGACAACTGGGCAAACAATCTCTATTTCAACGTGCCGCTGGATGAGCTGATGGAAGCGATGGACAACGCGCTGGAAAACGGTTACACCGTCGGATGGGATGGCGATGTCAGCGAAAAAACATTCAACAATAAAAAAGGCATTGCCATTTTGCCGCTGATCGACTGGAGCGATATGACCGAAAAAGAGCAAAAATCGTTGTTCGACGCGCCATCGCCGGAAAAAGATGTGACCCAGGCTTTGCGGCAGGAATATTTCGAAAATTACGCAACCACCGACGACCATTTGATGCATATCACCGGTATCACAAAAGATCAGAACGGGACCAAATATTACATCACCAAAAATTCCTGGGGAACCAAAGACCGCGGGCACGAGGGTTATGTGTATATGTCAGAATCGTATGTTCGCGCCAAAACCATTTCGATACTGATGCATCACGATGCGCTGCCAAAATCAATCGGCAAAAAGCTGGCGATGCGCTGA
- a CDS encoding radical SAM protein, whose product MNNGNTSQRGDSSRYQPIKIIFELTNLCNFSCIHCIRHEGGLTHYLSPEIIEKVLRESQAYHSVSLVSFTGGEPTIHPKFGEIARLVADFGYSFSFVTNAWQYQKTFEQLRPVKSAIGFVNFSIDGATAETHDSIRKRSGSFRKLMEAISLYKINGIPVHINMVITKTNVDEMEAMVRLATQLGCAAVGFAHCQPTPDAVAANMVMNIAERRQVESEIARLQQMYQLPVYLAGDHHNESPFFQCAQLQMREFNIDHRGYLSACCVLSNYRGGLTDSDIVADLNEVSFYEAHLRLMTKINEVNAEKIHHIAAGKMDAADKFICTHCLLHYQKVPDLKSVLLPEVSQKQYR is encoded by the coding sequence ATGAACAACGGCAACACTTCGCAACGCGGTGATTCTTCCCGATATCAGCCCATCAAAATTATTTTCGAACTGACCAATTTATGTAATTTCAGCTGCATCCATTGCATTCGCCATGAAGGCGGGCTAACGCATTATTTATCACCGGAAATCATCGAAAAAGTGCTGCGGGAATCGCAAGCGTATCACAGCGTAAGCCTGGTTTCTTTTACCGGCGGCGAGCCGACCATCCACCCGAAATTTGGCGAAATCGCCCGACTGGTGGCGGATTTCGGCTATTCGTTCTCTTTTGTGACCAATGCATGGCAATATCAAAAGACGTTTGAGCAGTTGCGTCCTGTGAAATCGGCGATCGGTTTTGTCAATTTCAGTATTGATGGCGCAACTGCTGAAACGCACGATTCCATCCGCAAACGGAGCGGCTCGTTCCGCAAATTGATGGAAGCGATTTCGCTGTATAAAATCAACGGAATTCCGGTTCACATCAACATGGTTATCACAAAAACGAATGTTGACGAAATGGAAGCGATGGTTCGGCTGGCGACACAATTGGGTTGTGCCGCTGTGGGTTTTGCCCATTGCCAGCCAACACCCGATGCCGTCGCCGCAAATATGGTAATGAACATCGCCGAACGCCGGCAGGTGGAATCAGAAATCGCCCGGTTGCAGCAGATGTATCAGCTTCCGGTGTATCTCGCGGGTGATCATCACAACGAATCGCCGTTTTTCCAGTGCGCACAATTGCAGATGCGCGAATTCAACATCGATCATCGTGGTTATTTGTCCGCGTGCTGTGTGCTTTCCAATTATCGCGGCGGACTGACAGACAGCGACATCGTTGCTGATTTAAACGAAGTCAGTTTTTACGAAGCGCACCTGCGACTGATGACGAAAATCAACGAAGTGAACGCCGAAAAGATACATCACATCGCTGCCGGAAAAATGGATGCCGCAGATAAATTTATCTGCACGCATTGCCTGCTCCATTACCAAAAAGTGCCGGATTTGAAATCCGTTTTATTGCCGGAGGTTTCGCAAAAACAATATCGTTAA
- a CDS encoding T9SS type A sorting domain-containing protein — translation MIVFLRYLVICWVCAIFGAPGFAQHMPEREILQSRQLSPTEYQIPASPEAISGQIKFEESFADSTAMQQWTIINADGSFNNSVGGFTTYLIYSNGDSIKPQVPGTYFWASNFSNANGNLLDEWLVSPQLPALETGDTLYFWGGAIGGGYDDSVQVRLATENPQGNISAFVHSLGRYKMAGPLGNWTRYAVPLDSALWRGQPVWIALRYWHSNGGATGAHSDNVWLDHIILVNNPSTGIQPEKNVAETFELHQNYPNPFNPSTTIPFRLEKSASVKLTVFDIDGKIVATLVNKTLPAGEHSVRWNGQNDQRRTVANGVYFYQLSVENADQTRKMILLK, via the coding sequence GTGATCGTTTTTTTGCGCTATTTGGTGATTTGTTGGGTTTGTGCTATTTTCGGTGCACCCGGATTTGCACAACACATGCCTGAACGGGAAATCCTGCAATCGCGTCAATTATCGCCGACTGAATACCAAATACCCGCATCGCCGGAAGCCATTTCCGGACAGATAAAATTTGAAGAAAGCTTTGCAGATTCCACCGCAATGCAGCAATGGACGATCATCAACGCGGACGGCAGTTTCAACAATTCCGTTGGCGGCTTTACCACATATCTGATTTACAGCAACGGCGACAGCATCAAACCGCAAGTGCCGGGCACCTATTTTTGGGCGAGCAATTTTTCGAATGCCAACGGCAATTTACTCGACGAATGGCTGGTTTCGCCGCAACTACCGGCATTGGAAACGGGCGACACGCTCTATTTTTGGGGCGGTGCCATCGGCGGCGGATACGACGATTCTGTGCAAGTTCGCCTCGCAACCGAAAATCCGCAGGGGAATATTTCTGCGTTTGTCCATTCATTAGGTCGTTACAAAATGGCAGGTCCACTCGGCAACTGGACGCGATACGCTGTGCCGCTGGATTCCGCGCTGTGGCGGGGTCAGCCGGTTTGGATTGCGTTGCGGTATTGGCATAGCAACGGCGGTGCAACCGGTGCACATTCGGATAATGTGTGGCTCGATCACATCATTTTGGTGAACAACCCTTCCACCGGTATTCAACCGGAAAAAAATGTGGCGGAAACGTTTGAGCTGCACCAAAATTATCCAAACCCGTTCAATCCGTCCACAACCATTCCGTTCCGGCTGGAGAAATCCGCAAGTGTTAAATTGACGGTATTCGATATCGACGGAAAAATTGTGGCGACTTTAGTGAACAAAACCTTGCCCGCCGGAGAACATTCTGTGCGCTGGAACGGGCAGAACGATCAACGCCGGACGGTGGCTAACGGCGTGTATTTCTACCAACTTTCAGTTGAAAATGCCGACCAAACCCGCAAAATGATTTTGCTGAAATAA
- a CDS encoding PqqD family protein: MAVAQKYRIDPNIIHTTLDENESVLLHLNTKRYYSLNETGSKIWQHLQAGIPPETISDALESEYEIADAKNYVAEFLEILRREGLLTHG, from the coding sequence ATGGCTGTCGCACAAAAATACCGGATTGATCCAAATATTATACACACAACGTTGGACGAAAACGAAAGCGTTTTGCTTCATCTGAACACCAAACGCTACTACTCCCTCAACGAAACGGGGAGCAAAATCTGGCAGCATCTGCAAGCCGGAATCCCTCCGGAAACCATCAGTGACGCGCTGGAATCGGAATATGAAATTGCAGATGCCAAAAACTATGTTGCAGAATTTCTTGAGATATTGCGCAGGGAAGGATTGCTGACACACGGATGA
- a CDS encoding choice-of-anchor J domain-containing protein, with protein MFKSIGKLVIVLGVFSIISTVGVSQNREIPHQNNQLDRQMLPPDRHISNTAIIKYETTFANESALAEWTIINQDGSANGSGATVGKFVTGLVFPGGGSVAPKVAGTYFWASNFDNANGTLMDEWLISPQLPVVLPGDTLSFYGGAPEVLFKDSIEVRLATSDPQGGTAAFTHKLARYKMDGPRGSWTEYRVPLDSSIFIGSNIWIALRYWHTNGGVFGNSTDNVWLDHVTITGNNLVFSQNISAGWRLVGLPVAASDSSVNTLFPNHTSGTLFGFDGGYFSETHLTRFAGYWLNFPGAETVEITGAPFSECIINLVNGWNLISGPTCTVPVSAIDDPDGIIISGTIYGYENGYFSADSLKAGQGYWVRTRGAGQISISCDF; from the coding sequence ATGTTCAAATCGATCGGTAAATTGGTGATAGTTTTGGGTGTCTTTTCGATCATTTCAACTGTCGGGGTTTCGCAAAATCGCGAAATTCCACACCAAAATAACCAATTGGACCGGCAAATGTTGCCGCCGGATCGTCACATTTCCAACACCGCAATTATTAAATACGAAACGACTTTTGCCAACGAATCAGCACTCGCTGAGTGGACGATCATCAACCAGGATGGCAGTGCCAATGGCAGTGGAGCAACCGTTGGCAAATTTGTGACCGGACTGGTTTTCCCCGGTGGGGGATCGGTTGCACCGAAGGTGGCGGGCACATATTTTTGGGCGAGTAATTTTGATAATGCTAACGGCACCCTGATGGACGAATGGCTGATTTCCCCGCAATTGCCGGTGGTTTTACCGGGTGACACGCTGTCATTTTATGGCGGTGCGCCGGAAGTGCTGTTCAAAGATTCCATCGAAGTGCGGCTGGCAACCAGCGATCCGCAGGGCGGCACGGCAGCTTTCACACACAAGTTGGCGCGATACAAAATGGACGGTCCGCGCGGCAGTTGGACGGAATATCGCGTCCCGCTGGATTCGAGCATTTTTATTGGATCGAACATCTGGATTGCGTTGCGATACTGGCACACGAACGGCGGCGTATTTGGTAACAGCACGGACAATGTTTGGCTGGATCATGTGACGATCACCGGGAACAATCTGGTGTTCAGCCAAAATATTTCCGCCGGTTGGCGATTGGTCGGGCTTCCGGTAGCTGCCAGCGATTCATCGGTAAACACACTGTTTCCGAATCACACCAGCGGAACGCTATTCGGTTTCGACGGCGGCTATTTCAGCGAAACACACCTCACTCGTTTTGCGGGATACTGGCTTAATTTTCCCGGAGCGGAAACGGTTGAAATTACCGGCGCACCGTTTTCCGAATGCATCATTAACCTCGTTAACGGCTGGAATCTAATTTCCGGACCAACCTGCACAGTGCCGGTCAGCGCGATAGATGATCCGGATGGCATCATCATCTCCGGCACAATTTACGGCTATGAAAACGGCTATTTCAGCGCGGATTCGCTAAAAGCCGGGCAAGGCTATTGGGTGCGCACGCGCGGCGCCGGGCAGATCAGCATTAGTTGTGATTTTTAA
- a CDS encoding dienelactone hydrolase family protein produces MRKLLFLALMSMLLWQCGGNPQPEAKQEMPAETGLQGKPVDYTVDGMTMKGYLAYDADKTGKRPGILVVHEWWGATEYVRERADMLAKLGYTALAVDMYGEGKIADHPDDAMKFATEVMQNIPAGEQRFREAMKLLKSQATVDTSKIGAIGYCFGGGVVLHMARAGMPLDAVVSFHGSIATQNPAKEGDVKAAILVCNGADDPFVTDEQIDAFKAEMEAAGADFKFVNYPGAVHSFTNPDADANGQKFEMPLAYNKAADEQSWQDMQDLFNRVFAE; encoded by the coding sequence ATGAGAAAATTATTATTTTTGGCGCTGATGAGCATGTTGCTTTGGCAATGTGGCGGCAATCCTCAGCCGGAAGCAAAACAGGAAATGCCCGCCGAAACCGGGTTGCAGGGCAAGCCGGTCGATTACACAGTGGATGGCATGACCATGAAAGGTTACCTCGCCTACGACGCGGACAAAACCGGCAAACGTCCCGGAATTTTGGTTGTGCATGAGTGGTGGGGCGCAACGGAATACGTTCGCGAACGTGCGGATATGCTCGCGAAACTCGGATACACCGCATTGGCAGTGGATATGTATGGCGAAGGCAAAATTGCCGATCACCCGGATGACGCCATGAAATTTGCCACCGAAGTAATGCAAAATATTCCCGCCGGGGAACAGCGTTTTCGCGAAGCAATGAAATTGCTCAAATCGCAAGCGACGGTGGATACCAGCAAAATTGGTGCAATCGGCTACTGTTTTGGCGGCGGCGTTGTGTTGCACATGGCCCGGGCAGGTATGCCGCTGGATGCCGTTGTAAGTTTTCACGGGAGCATCGCAACCCAAAATCCGGCTAAAGAAGGTGATGTAAAAGCCGCAATTCTGGTGTGCAACGGCGCGGATGATCCGTTCGTAACCGACGAACAAATTGATGCGTTCAAAGCGGAAATGGAAGCCGCCGGTGCAGATTTCAAATTTGTGAATTATCCCGGTGCGGTGCACAGTTTCACCAATCCGGATGCAGATGCAAACGGTCAAAAATTTGAGATGCCGCTGGCATATAACAAAGCGGCGGATGAGCAATCCTGGCAGGATATGCAAGATTTGTTCAATCGCGTTTTTGCGGAATAA
- a CDS encoding NAD+ synthase, translating into MRTLRLAMAQMNATVGDLKGNFAKIVNFVEQAKAQHAHIVAFPELTLTGYPAEDLLLRPEFIEDNLEYLQKLIPYSKDISIVVGFVDRRDDIFNAAAFLHRGEMVDIYHKQFLPNYGVFDENRYFQEGKRLPVYKFNDINIGVNICEDIWYPGGPLHDQALYGNAEVIINISASPYAMEKVQDRTNMLKVRAQDSEVILAYVNLVGGQDDIIFDGTSVLISEDGDLIARAPSFEEALIVADVHPDNVFAKRLHDPRRRKEKLFVPPNKNIQMITLEPSVALPLNDIPAPEILPDLSTDAEVYHALTLGLRDYVHKNGFSKVLMGLSGGIDSALVCAIAVDALGKENVTGVSMPSKFTSTLSKTDAQQLAENFGIDYHEVPIGRLHDLYLDELKPLFKETESGIAEENIQARIRGNILMALSNKFGALVLTTGNKSEYGTGYCTLYGDMCGAFAVIKDVPKMLAYALSRYRNAVAKFDIIPESIITKAPSAELRPDQKDSDSLPPYEVLDPILKAYVEDDLAFEEIVRLGFDEDLVKNILRLVDLNEYKRRQSAPGIKITPRAYGKDRRFPITNGYRR; encoded by the coding sequence ATGAGAACACTGCGTTTAGCAATGGCGCAAATGAACGCTACCGTTGGCGATTTAAAAGGAAATTTTGCAAAAATCGTAAATTTTGTGGAACAGGCCAAAGCGCAACATGCGCACATCGTTGCGTTTCCGGAGCTGACACTGACGGGGTATCCGGCGGAAGATTTGCTGCTTCGCCCGGAGTTTATCGAGGATAATCTGGAGTATCTCCAGAAGCTGATTCCGTACAGCAAAGATATTTCTATCGTTGTCGGTTTTGTGGATCGCCGGGACGATATTTTTAACGCGGCGGCGTTTTTGCATCGCGGCGAAATGGTGGATATTTATCACAAACAGTTTTTGCCAAACTACGGCGTTTTCGATGAAAACCGCTATTTTCAGGAAGGCAAACGGCTGCCGGTTTACAAATTTAATGATATCAACATCGGCGTAAATATTTGCGAAGATATTTGGTATCCCGGCGGACCGTTGCACGATCAGGCGTTATATGGCAACGCGGAAGTGATTATCAACATTTCGGCATCGCCGTACGCAATGGAAAAAGTGCAGGATCGCACCAACATGCTGAAAGTCCGGGCGCAGGATAGCGAGGTAATCTTGGCGTATGTCAACCTCGTTGGTGGGCAGGATGATATCATTTTTGACGGCACCAGCGTGCTCATTTCCGAAGACGGCGATTTGATCGCCCGGGCGCCCAGTTTTGAAGAAGCGCTGATTGTCGCGGATGTACATCCGGATAATGTGTTTGCCAAACGGCTGCACGATCCGCGACGCCGGAAAGAAAAATTGTTTGTTCCGCCCAACAAAAATATTCAAATGATTACGCTGGAACCGTCGGTGGCGTTGCCGCTTAACGATATTCCGGCACCGGAAATTTTGCCGGATTTATCGACGGACGCAGAGGTGTATCACGCCCTAACCCTCGGGTTGCGCGATTATGTGCACAAAAACGGGTTCAGCAAAGTGCTGATGGGGCTTTCCGGCGGGATCGATTCCGCGTTGGTTTGCGCCATTGCGGTAGATGCGCTCGGGAAAGAAAATGTGACCGGTGTTTCCATGCCCAGCAAATTTACCAGTACGCTCAGCAAAACAGACGCGCAGCAGCTTGCGGAAAATTTCGGGATCGACTATCACGAGGTACCGATCGGACGGTTGCACGATTTGTATCTGGACGAACTGAAACCGTTGTTCAAAGAAACCGAATCCGGCATTGCGGAAGAAAATATCCAGGCGCGGATTCGCGGAAATATATTGATGGCGCTGTCCAATAAATTTGGTGCGCTGGTGCTCACCACCGGTAACAAAAGCGAGTACGGAACGGGCTATTGCACGTTATACGGCGATATGTGTGGCGCGTTTGCCGTAATAAAAGATGTGCCGAAAATGCTGGCTTACGCCCTCAGCCGCTATCGCAACGCAGTTGCGAAATTTGATATTATTCCCGAATCGATCATCACAAAAGCGCCGAGTGCCGAGCTTCGTCCCGATCAAAAAGACAGCGATTCGCTTCCGCCATACGAGGTGCTCGATCCAATTCTGAAAGCGTATGTCGAAGATGATCTGGCGTTTGAGGAAATTGTCCGGCTCGGTTTTGATGAGGATTTGGTGAAAAATATTCTGCGACTGGTGGATCTGAACGAATATAAACGTCGCCAAAGTGCGCCGGGCATCAAAATTACGCCGCGAGCCTACGGCAAAGATCGCAGATTTCCGATTACCAATGGCTATCGGCGCTGA
- a CDS encoding T9SS type A sorting domain-containing protein: MSSWNPYEFDISAFAGQNIYVALVYLHQNGGPNGEHSDNLWLDHFSWTGTGIVAIDDDQPAVAKAFSLEQNYPNPFNPETRIRYSVPKSANVTLSVYNLVGQKVAVLVNETQASGTYEISFDASHLSSGVYFYQLQAGEFSNVRKMLLTR, translated from the coding sequence ATTAGCAGTTGGAACCCGTACGAGTTTGATATTTCGGCATTCGCCGGGCAAAATATCTATGTTGCACTTGTCTATTTGCACCAGAATGGCGGACCAAACGGGGAACATTCCGACAACCTGTGGCTCGACCATTTTTCGTGGACAGGCACAGGCATTGTTGCCATCGACGACGATCAACCAGCGGTTGCGAAAGCATTTAGCCTGGAGCAAAACTACCCGAATCCGTTCAACCCGGAAACCCGCATACGCTACAGCGTTCCCAAATCTGCGAATGTAACGTTGTCGGTTTACAATCTGGTTGGTCAAAAAGTAGCTGTTCTGGTCAACGAAACGCAGGCATCCGGCACTTACGAAATTTCGTTTGATGCCAGCCATCTCAGCAGCGGCGTGTATTTTTATCAATTGCAGGCCGGCGAATTTTCAAACGTTCGCAAAATGCTGTTAACCCGATAA
- a CDS encoding replication-associated recombination protein A: MDLFSQQQQQQPQDAAAIPLAERSRPAGLDGFVGHEAIIGEGTALRESLKHNRLKSLIFWGPPGVGKTTLARAIANTVNSEFISMSAVTAGVADIRKTIEKARSNRDYFGKSTILFIDEIHRFNKAQQDALLHVVEDGTITLIGATTENPSFEVISPLLSRCQVLVLKSLNNDHIRKIVELALEKDSVLREKQVKIDDWETVYILADGDARRALNTIEHAVDLLGDSQPPLVLTKAIFEKAAQQKVLKYDKGGEYHYDLISAFIKSVRGSDPDAAVYWMARMLEAGEDPKFIARRMIILASEDVGNADPAALTIATSCFTAVTYIGMPECQIIMSQAATYLAAAPKSNASYMAIRKAMDDIRQQPDVPVPLHLRNAPTGLMKKLDYGKDYQYAHDHPEHFVAKPYLPEEVAGKIYYNPTEMGHEKSIRDRLLRLWKNIKPYVSTKDSENKSQ; the protein is encoded by the coding sequence ATGGATTTATTTTCGCAACAACAGCAACAGCAGCCGCAAGATGCCGCGGCAATTCCACTGGCGGAACGCTCCCGTCCCGCCGGGCTGGATGGTTTTGTGGGTCACGAAGCCATTATCGGCGAAGGCACGGCGCTGCGCGAATCGCTGAAACACAACCGATTGAAATCGCTGATATTTTGGGGACCGCCCGGCGTTGGCAAAACCACATTGGCGCGGGCGATTGCCAACACAGTTAACAGCGAATTTATCAGCATGAGCGCGGTTACCGCTGGCGTTGCGGACATTCGCAAAACCATCGAAAAAGCCCGCAGCAACCGCGATTATTTCGGCAAATCCACCATTCTGTTTATCGATGAAATTCACCGGTTCAACAAAGCCCAGCAGGATGCGCTGCTGCATGTGGTGGAGGACGGCACCATCACGCTCATCGGCGCAACTACCGAAAATCCGTCGTTTGAAGTAATCTCGCCCCTGCTTTCCCGGTGCCAGGTGCTGGTGCTAAAATCGCTGAATAACGATCATATTCGAAAAATTGTTGAGCTGGCGCTCGAAAAAGATTCTGTGCTTCGTGAGAAGCAGGTCAAAATTGATGATTGGGAAACGGTGTATATTTTGGCGGATGGCGATGCACGGCGCGCGCTGAACACCATCGAACACGCCGTGGATTTGCTCGGCGACAGCCAGCCGCCGCTGGTGCTCACCAAAGCCATTTTCGAAAAAGCGGCACAGCAGAAAGTGCTGAAGTACGACAAAGGCGGCGAGTATCATTACGACCTGATTTCTGCGTTCATCAAAAGTGTGCGCGGCAGCGATCCGGATGCGGCAGTATACTGGATGGCACGAATGCTGGAAGCCGGCGAAGATCCCAAATTTATCGCCCGGCGAATGATTATTCTGGCATCGGAAGATGTGGGAAATGCCGATCCGGCAGCGTTGACAATCGCCACAAGTTGTTTTACCGCCGTCACTTACATTGGCATGCCGGAATGCCAGATTATCATGAGTCAGGCGGCAACATATCTGGCGGCAGCACCGAAAAGCAACGCCAGCTATATGGCAATCCGCAAAGCGATGGACGATATTCGCCAACAACCGGATGTGCCCGTGCCGCTGCATCTGCGCAACGCGCCAACCGGTTTGATGAAAAAACTCGATTACGGCAAAGATTACCAATATGCCCACGATCATCCGGAACATTTTGTCGCAAAGCCGTATTTACCGGAGGAGGTTGCTGGGAAAATTTATTACAACCCGACGGAAATGGGACACGAAAAATCGATCCGCGACCGCCTGCTGCGTTTGTGGAAAAATATAAAACCGTATGTTTCAACCAAAGATTCGGAAAATAAATCGCAATGA
- a CDS encoding TatD family hydrolase codes for MQLIDTHTHLHYHSFDDDRDAVMQRAFAAGVAQLVTLGTDVASCHQALALADAHPQVFACVGIHPSEAHLAKPGDADIIRELAKSHPKVVAIGEIGLDFYWETEHHAAQYGVFRQMIDIAQALDFPVVIHNRSAQREMQWFFQEEKIEKLHGVMHCFAGDTIDAEFYLEMGLHISFTASITYQSFDENVAKIVPLDRTMIETDSPYIAPSKSKKKRNEPANVLAVAQKLAEIHELPVAEIARITTENARRFFRLPNLIDE; via the coding sequence ATGCAACTGATCGATACCCATACCCATTTGCACTACCATTCGTTTGATGACGACCGCGACGCGGTGATGCAACGCGCGTTTGCTGCCGGCGTTGCACAATTGGTAACCCTCGGAACGGACGTGGCATCCTGCCATCAGGCATTGGCGCTGGCGGATGCGCATCCGCAGGTTTTTGCGTGTGTCGGGATTCACCCGTCGGAGGCGCATTTGGCAAAGCCGGGCGATGCGGATATCATCCGGGAACTCGCAAAATCGCACCCGAAAGTGGTGGCGATTGGCGAAATCGGGCTGGATTTTTATTGGGAAACGGAACATCACGCTGCCCAGTACGGCGTTTTCCGGCAAATGATCGACATCGCACAAGCGCTTGATTTTCCTGTGGTTATCCACAATCGGTCTGCTCAGCGGGAGATGCAGTGGTTTTTTCAGGAAGAAAAAATCGAGAAATTACACGGGGTGATGCACTGTTTCGCGGGGGATACGATTGATGCCGAATTTTATCTCGAAATGGGATTGCACATTTCGTTTACAGCCAGCATAACCTACCAGAGTTTCGATGAAAATGTTGCCAAGATTGTGCCGCTGGACCGCACGATGATCGAAACGGATTCGCCATACATCGCACCGTCGAAATCCAAAAAAAAGCGCAACGAGCCGGCGAATGTGCTGGCTGTGGCGCAAAAACTGGCGGAAATTCACGAACTGCCGGTTGCGGAAATTGCCCGCATCACCACCGAAAACGCTCGCCGTTTTTTTCGCCTGCCAAATTTAATTGACGAATAA